A genomic region of Colletotrichum destructivum chromosome 1, complete sequence contains the following coding sequences:
- a CDS encoding Putative NACHT nucleoside triphosphatase, P-loop containing nucleoside triphosphate hydrolase has translation MAVAQALRPSGDDFWAAAISTLGDDLTSEIDFTGGSKQTPIDELLAATKEARDGLDAKSWSFTRNGKKVIVRDLLTKVAKWVHHFKEVGDIAVQYDPGHAALPWAGVRFLLNVAVGDLDTYSSILERTVDIAELICRNALIESLLKSVSTAAAEELRRALVKLYATILTYLAKARSYYRKNTAARVIKHGVLASADLDSAFTAITEAQQDVTQCSAVFGLEAQFEMHGELKQMLKGFNDPVKRWNEALSALTDQLDLKRRVEILRWLSDEPHQQHHQQTYGEVMEGTGKWLLQDPTFLQWKNESASSILWLHGIPGSGKSKLTSIVVKDAQDAFSNNQTPAPVYFYCSRNPAEPGRSDPSRIVASFARQLSTPVARGPLLEDAVRVYQKREEDAFASGPLHLEESKDLIIKLLDQYKYATMTIVIDALDECAEASRGRLLELLEDLLMTSPCLLKIFVSSRDDQDIVYRLDTYPNLHLSSDRNSEDIDLFVRTETTHLIGRGELLRSSTRKRELRDKIVNELTDNAHGMFRWASLQLQELCRQRTDEAIVERLGRLPKTLEDLYREILSRIEGFEAETDRLLTRSALSWLLCGQEQLKSDCFLAAVCLTKHDAAYRISKTQLLELCCNLVLYDSTQDAFQFSHLSVREFLESQTVYQLVAVNALVAESCLYIVDEMHKYPVSNPLLEYCDRFWAEHAQKGLHGEQETLTRTLHFFLSKERGTTQVGDWQKRIQRSTARKSLGIGTKLQSSIRTIPSVLLVVCAFDLAGVLSLDEWTHLSTRDPGAFRNTHQEVAAKHGEGKIVAWHLDRNIPFETGEITLTAVAENRGSGHKIMALLLDKRGDEIRITEDVVEAAAENKESGKEIMALLLDKRGDEIRITEDVVEAAAENDESGKEIMALLLDKRGDEVRITENVVKAAAENRRSGQQIMALLLDKRGDEIQITEGMISTIVRTFNHAVVGLLLDKRGDEIQITEVVVKAAAANWRSGRQIIALLLDKRGDEVQITEDVVKTAAEYGSYETMALLLDKRGDEVQITEDVIKAAAGNENSGKEIMELLLDKRGDEVQITQDVVKAAAANLNHGQQIMALLLDKRGDEIQITEVVVKAAAQTAACKQLVGYLLTQRSAETRASITSQACFTASACGQLVSLHYLCQYIPLEKVEPLWDDIGRLYRAAETGNADEIEKLLETAVPLNTRDSFGRTPLWIAAGNGRAKVVELLCQQSEVDVDSLSSSGRSPIFWPSACGNERIVTVLLSAGAKTDFIDAEGQTAVSMARQNGHGNIVRLLLSSEAAKQPKAAWIWVKAWRSWVSRLLIVALLCLVGTVGCAIL, from the exons ATGGCTGTTGCCCAGGCTCTCAGACCGAGTGG CGACGACTTCTGGGCCGCCGCTATCAGCACGCTTGGGGACGATTTGACGTCCGAGATTGATTTCACCGGAGGGTCGAAGCAGACTCCGAtcgacgagcttctggcCGCAACTAAGGAAGCGAGGGATGGCTTGGACGCGAAGTCATGGTCCTTCACGCGCAATGGCAAGAAGGTCATTGTGCGCGACCTCTTGACCAAGGTGGCCAAATGGGTCCATCACTTCAAGGAGGTGGGCGATATCGCCGTGCAATACGACCCGGGTCACGCTGCTCTGCCGTGGGCGGGCGTCCGCTTCCTACTGAAT GTCGCGGTGGGGGATCTGGATACCTACAGCAGCATACTCGAGAGAACCGTCGACATTGCCGAGCTCATCTGCCGCAACGCCCTCATTGAGAGTCTGCTGAAGAGTGTTTCAActgccgccgcggaggaACTGCGTCGCGCCCTGGTCAAGCTATATGCCACCATCTTGACTTATCTCGCCAAGGCGAGGTCGTACTACCGCAAAAACACCGCCG CACGTGTCATTAAGCACGGGGTtctcgcctcggccgactTGGATTCTGCGTTTACCGCCATCACCGAAGCCCAACAGGACGTAACTCAGTGTTCTGCCGTCTTCGGCTTGGAAG CTCAATTTGAGATGCATGGGGAGCTTAAGCAGATGCTGAAGGGGTTCAACGACCCCGTCAAACGCTGGAACGAGGCACTCAGCGCCCTGACGGATCAACTTGACT TGAAACGGAGAGTAGAGATTCTCCGTTGGCTCTCCGACGAACCACACCAACAGCACCACCAACAGACATACGGTGAGGTCATGGAAGGAACAGGTAAATGGCTCCTTCAAGACCCGACCTTTCTCCAGTGGAAGAACGAAAGCGCATCGTCGATCCTGTGGCTTCATGGTATCCCAGGCTCCGGCAAGAGCAAGCTTAC TTCAATCGTTGTCAAGGACGCACAGGATGCATTCTCGAACAACCAAACTCCAGCCCCGGTTTATTTCTATTGTTCTCGCAACCCAGCCGAGCCTGGACGCTCCGACCCTTCCAGGATAGTGGCAAGCTTTGCAAGGCAGCTCTCAACCCCCGTGGCACGAGGGCCGCTTCTCGAAGACGCCGTTAGGGTTTACCAAAAACGAGAAGAGGACGCCTTCGCGTCTGGACCGCTTCACCTGGAAGAAAGCAAGGACCTTATCATCAAACTGCTTGATCAATACAAGTATGCGACGATGACCATTGTGattgacgccctcgacgaatGCGCCGAAGCAAGTCGAGGTCGTCTCTTGGAATTGCTGGAGGACCTTCTAATGACATCTCCTTGTCTACTCAAGATATTCGTCTCTAGTCGAGACGATCAAGACATTGTCTACAGGTTGGATACTTATCCGAATTTACACCTTTCTTCCGACCGCAACTCGGAAGACATCGATCTTTTCGTGCGGACGGAAACGACACATCTCATTGGCAGGGGAGAGCTGCTACGATCAAGcacgagaaagagagaacTACGCGACAAAATCGTCAACGAGCTCACAGACAACGCACATGGCAT GTTTCGTTGGGCCAGCCTCCAATTGCAGGAGCTTTGCCGCCAGCGGACCGATGAAGCAATTGTCGAAAGACTGGGACGACTACCAAAGACTCTGGAAGATCTATATCGAGAAATATTATCCAGGATCGAAGGCTTTGAAGCAGAGACTGACCGACTATTGACACGTAGCGCTCTTAGTTGGCTACTCTGTGGCCAGGAGCAGCTTAAGTCAGACTGCTTTCTAGCCGCTGTGTGTCTAACAAAGCACGATGCAGCCTACAGAATTTCAAAAACTCAACTACTAGAATTGTGTTGCAATTTGGTTCTCTACGATTCTACACAGGATGCGTTCCAGTTCTCGCATTTGTCGGTCCGAGAATTCCTCGAGTCTCAAACGGTCTATCAGCTAGTGGCTGTCAACGCGCTGGTGGCGGAATCATGCCTTTACATTGTCGACGAGATGCACAAATACCCCGTGTCAAACCCTCTCCTAGAGTATTGCGACAGATTCTGGGCAGAACACGCTCAGAAAGGGTTACATGGTGAACAAGAAACACTGACACGAACTTTGCATTTCTTTCTTTCTAAAGAACGAGGGACAACACAGGTTGGAGACTGGCAAAAAAGAATCCAGCGTTCGACTGCGCGTAAGTCATTGGGGATCGGAACTAAGCTCCAGAGTTCCATCAGAACAATACCTTCAGTTTTGTTGGTTGTATGTGCATTCGACTTAGCAGGTGTCTTGAGTCTAGATGAATGGACACACCTGAGCACAAGAGATCCTGGCGCGTTTCGCAACACACATCAGGAAGTCGCCGCGAAGCATGGGGAAGGGAAAATTGTGGCTTGGCATTTGGACAGGAATATCCCTTTCGAGACGGGCGAAATCACCCTGACAGCTGTCGCCGAGAACAGGGGTAGTGGCCACAAGATCATGGcgctgcttctcgacaagcgTGGGGACGAGATCCGGATCACAGAAgacgtcgtcgaagccgcaGCTGAGAACAAGGAAAGTGGCAAGGAAATCATGGcgctgcttctcgacaagcgTGGGGACGAGATCCGGATCACAGAAGACGTCGTTGAAGCCGCAGCTGAAAACGATGAAAGTGGCAAGGAAATCATGGcgctgcttctcgacaagcgTGGGGACGAGGTCCGCATCACAGAAaacgtcgtcaaggccgcaGCTGAAAACCGGAGGAGTGGTCAGCAGATCATGGcgctgcttctcgacaagcgTGGGGACGAGATCCAGATCACAGAAGGCATGATTTCAACTATTGTGAGAACGTTTAACCATGCAgtcgtcggcctgcttctcgacaagcgCGGAGACGAGATCCAGATCACagaagtcgtcgtcaaggccgcaGCTGCAAACTGGAGGAGTGGTCGGCAGATCATAGCactgcttctcgacaagcgCGGAGACGAGGTCCAGATCACAGAAGACGTCGTCAAGACTGCAGCTGAGTACGGTAGCTACGAGACTATGGCGCTACTTCTTGACAAGCGTGGAGACGAGGTCCAGATCACAGAAGACGTCATCAAGGCTGCCGCTGGAAACGAGAATAGTGGCAAGGAAATCATGgagctgcttctcgacaagcgCGGAGACGAGGTCCAGATCACACAAGATGTCGTCAAGGCTGCAGCTGCAAATTTAAATCATGGCCAGCAGATCATGGCactgcttctcgacaagcgCGGAGACGAGATCCAGATCACagaagtcgtcgtcaaggctgCAGCCCAAACCGCGGCTTGTAAGCAGCTTGTTGGTTACCTTCTTACACAACGGAGCGCTGAAACTAGAGCCTCTATAACATCCCAGGCGTGCTTCACAGCCTCCGCTTGCGGCCAGTTAGTATCTTTGCACTATCTTTGCCAGTACATCCCGCTTGAGAAGGTGGAGCCTTTGTGGGACGACATCGGCCGCCTCTATCGTGCGGCTGAGACAGGCAACGCGGACGAAATCGAAAAGCTGCTGGAGACAGCAGTTCCACTGAACACCAGAGACAGTTTCGGCCGAACACCCCTTTGGATTGCCGCAGGCAATGGGCGAGCGAAGGTTGTTGAACTTTTATGTCAACAAAGTGAGGTCGATGTCGATTCCTTGTCGTCTTCGGGACGATCACCAATCTTTTGGCCTTCTGCTTGCGGCAACGAGCGCATTGTTACCGTCCTTCTCTCTGCGGGAGCGAAGACCGACTTCATAGATGCAGAGGGGCAAACCGCTGTGTCCATGGCGAGACAGAATGGGCATGGGAATATCGTGCGCCTTCTTCTTAGCTCAGAAGCGGCAAAACAACCAAAGGCTGCCTGGATCTGGGTGAAGGCATGGAGGAGCTGGGTTTCTCGACTTTTGATCGTCGCCCTCCTGTGTCTTGTCGGTACTGTTGGATGTGCAATACTCTAG